In one window of Anomalospiza imberbis isolate Cuckoo-Finch-1a 21T00152 unplaced genomic scaffold, ASM3175350v1 scaffold_684, whole genome shotgun sequence DNA:
- the NOP10 gene encoding H/ACA ribonucleoprotein complex subunit 3, whose product MFLQCYENERGERVYTLRKVSPDGVPTRSAHPARFSPDDKFSRHRLALKRRFGVLPTQRGRTVL is encoded by the exons ATGTTCCTGCAGTGCTACGAGAACGAGCGCGGGGAGCGCGTTTACACCCTGCGG AAGGTGTCCCCGGACGGGGTCCCCACACGCTCGGCGCACCCCGCCCGCTTCTCCCCCGATGATAAATTCTCCCGGCACCGCCTGGCCCTGAAGCGGCGCTTCGGGGTTTTGCCAACGCAGCGAGGCCGGACCGTGCTCTGA